The nucleotide sequence ACCAGGGGCACCTTATCAGCCACTACCTACCGATTGTCAGCAACGCCAACGGCCCCAATTCGCCGGTTGAAGACAAGTTGGGGCCGCGTTTTGCGTAGGGTAGTGGCTGCTTACTTGAGCGGGTCGTGGCCCCAGTTCATCAGGGAATAGCGCCAGCGAGAATGCTCGATGTCGGAAGCGGGCTTCTGGGCCGAGTGGCGGCTTACGTAGCTGTGCACCTTGTGCATGTGCGCTTCATCGTCGGGCGTGAGGTCGGCTTTCTTTTTGTGCAGAATGCGGATGATGTGCTCGCCGGA is from Hymenobacter tibetensis and encodes:
- a CDS encoding DUF3140 domain-containing protein, giving the protein MSTTPDAEELYTQFKKDVNMTAAELEKWLKTEESGSVGQDSGDGTSIGHKSGEHIIRILHKKKADLTPDDEAHMHKVHSYVSRHSAQKPASDIEHSRWRYSLMNWGHDPLK